Proteins from a single region of Candidatus Cloacimonadota bacterium:
- a CDS encoding serpin family protein — translation MNNLEKISLTLLAALAFAVFDFNIPVWSDEASDTNSVVQGNTEFAFNLYAKLKEKEGNLFFSPYSISTALAMTYAGARGKTEKQMADVLYFILKDDSLYSAFSELQKHLNTVQEKGDIELSIANSIWCQKGYTFLKEFLNIINDYYQGKINFVNFITECEDARNRINRWVEQQTNDKIKELIKPGILNPLTRLVLVNAIYFKGKWEREFEKRFTKKMPFWLNSKDTVNCPVMRQQSKFLYSENDSLQILELPYLGNELSMIVLLPKKIDGLQKLEHNLNINNLKNWMNFSKEDVIVYLPKFKMTSEFSLGKTLSFMGMTDA, via the coding sequence AAATATCTCTTACCTTGTTAGCTGCCCTGGCGTTTGCAGTTTTTGACTTCAATATTCCTGTATGGTCTGATGAAGCCTCAGATACGAATTCTGTGGTACAAGGAAACACAGAATTTGCATTTAACCTCTATGCCAAACTGAAAGAAAAGGAAGGCAATCTATTCTTCTCTCCATACAGTATTTCAACAGCACTTGCAATGACCTATGCTGGTGCTCGGGGAAAAACAGAAAAACAGATGGCTGATGTGCTTTACTTTATATTAAAAGATGATAGTCTTTATTCTGCATTTTCAGAGCTCCAGAAGCACTTGAATACTGTGCAAGAAAAAGGAGATATTGAACTTAGTATTGCAAATTCTATCTGGTGTCAAAAGGGTTATACATTTCTTAAAGAATTTCTTAATATTATAAATGATTACTATCAGGGGAAAATCAATTTTGTAAATTTTATTACAGAATGTGAGGATGCAAGAAACAGAATTAACAGATGGGTAGAACAGCAAACAAATGACAAGATTAAGGAATTAATAAAGCCTGGAATTCTTAATCCATTAACACGCCTTGTTCTGGTAAACGCTATTTATTTTAAGGGAAAATGGGAAAGGGAATTTGAAAAAAGATTTACAAAGAAGATGCCTTTCTGGTTGAACTCCAAAGATACAGTTAATTGCCCTGTGATGCGACAGCAAAGTAAATTTCTTTATAGTGAAAATGACAGCTTGCAGATTCTTGAGTTACCTTACCTGGGTAATGAGCTCTCTATGATTGTTTTGCTTCCAAAGAAAATTGATGGACTACAAAAACTGGAACACAATCTTAATATAAATAATCTCAAAAACTGGATGAATTTTAGTAAAGAAGATGTCATAGTGTATCTTCCTAAATTTAAAATGACCTCAGAATTTTCTTTGGGCAAGACTCTCTCATTTATGGGTATGACAGATGC